caacccactgagctagaccagtcagggctattcttgcttttaaaaaatatatattgatttgagataaatattgatttgttgttccacttatttgcacTTGCATCACCCTGATCAGGGGTCAAACCCGCCACTCTGGCTTgttggatgatgctctaaccaactgagttacccagccagggctattcttgcTTTTTGTAAACATAAGAATGTATACATTTGTCTTACAGATTTTCCATATTAGTGTAGTTAGGTCTTTATGTTTAACAGTTTTTTAGTATTGCATGGTATACACatatttatccaaaataaaacttttgtctAGAATCTATTATATGGAGGGTATTGTTCAGCTAGTATGTGGGGGGGCTCCAGACATGATCATACCCTTGTTCTTGTCATCAGTGAGCTGACTCTTTAgaggagatggggggagggtgggacataCATAAACACAACACAAAGGGAAATAACATCCCCGAGTGTATTCCTGGGGTTCAGAAATAAGTGCAATCACTTCTAGTTCCGAGAATCAATGATACTGGCGTTTGCCTAGGGTGAGCTTGACAGGTGAAGGAAGAGCATGAGCCAGGGCACGGGATGAAAACACATGATGCAGGTTCATTCGATGTCAGACCACAGTCCATGAGCAGGAAGGGGCTTTGGTTCAATTCATAAACATTTGTCAAGCATCTTTGTGTCGGATGCTATAGTAGGCACTGAGAATATAGAAATGGGAAAGATGAAGGTCTTATCTTTAAAAGGCCTTCAGCTGGTGGAATAAAAGCCAAGTTTGGAAAGGCAGATTAGGACCAGGTGATGAAAGCTTTCAATTGGCATGTCAGGGAGTCTGATTTTTTATTGGGCAATGTGGAGCCAGGGCATGCTTTTAGTAGGCAGATGACATGATGAGTTGAGCAGATGGAGCGGCATACAGAATGATGGAGCGGCATACAGAATGAGCTAAAGTGGGGAGAAGCTGGGGGTAAGGAGTTTGTGACCTTCCTTTCTATAACAAGATAGAAGTTAATTTCTACCTCAGTTAAAAGGTGGTAGGCAATCCAGGACTTGTATGTATGGCTCTACAGTTATCAGGGACTCAGGCTCTTATCTTTTCACTTCACCATTCTGGCACATAGCTtctatccttcttaaactatgGTCGCCCCATGGCCTAACATGGCTGCTAGAGCATAATCAGTCTCATCTACATTCCTGGTggtagcagaaagaaggaatggaaggaggttggggaaaggggaggagcaCATAACAACACACTTTTCTAGCTAAATTAACTTCCTTTAAGAGCCTTCCTAGAAGTCTAGGACAATATGTCTAACACTTCCGTTTATGTCTTACTGGCTGGAAATGAGTCACATGGCCTTACCCAGCTTTTAAAATATCAGagatagagagagtgagagggaaacatcagcttgttgttccatttatttttatgcattcattggtcgattcttctgtgtgccctgactgggattcaaacctgcaaccctggcgtaTTGGGgcaatgctgtaaccaactgagctgcctggccagggccttatCCAACTTTAAGGGAGACTTGGAAGAGTAGTattgtttgcatatattttttgaagtttttccctttgtaaaaaGTTGAGGTATAATCTGCTCGCAGTGCAACGCACAGATCTTAAGCACACAGCTCCCTACATTCTGACAAGTGCATATACCCGTGCCACTCACACCCCTTTCAAGATATCAAGCATCCCATTATTCCCAGCAAGTCCCTCCTGGGGGGGGGCACTTTTTTTAACAACCTAAAAGAGAGATAATGAGGCCTTAATTAGGGTAGCAGCACACGAATGGAAGGAAAGGCTGTGGAGAATCCAAAGGAAAGTAGATGtggaagatgagagaaaaatcaaaaagaaCGCAGACAGCAGAGCCTCTATCAGAAACAGGAAGTTGGGAGGGAAGTTTAGATTGTTGCCGGtgagatggagggaggaagaggaatggGTACCTCTTGGGTGTGTTCACTTGAGGGGCCGGTGAGTTGTACCTACAGCTTGGGAGGGCGGTCAGAGCTCAGTACCGTCCAATAGCACACAGATGCTGAAGAGGATAGGGCACTAAGAAATGACCCAGGAATTTGGTGACTGTGAGCTCGCTGGTGATTTTTGAcagtgaggggttttttttaaagattttatttatttagttttagagagaggggaagggagaaaagagagggaggaaaacatcaaagtgagagagaaacattgatcagttaccccTCACAGGCACCTTAGCCTAGGACcaggcctgaaactcaggcacatgccctgaccaggaatcaaaccagcgaccttttgctctGCCAAGCAACGCTCAATGAACTGAGCCATGTCAGTCAGGGCTTGCTGGTGACTTTTGTGGGAGCAGAATCCAGATACCAATGACTGAGTGGGAAGTGAGGGTTCGAGTCATGCAGAAGGGGAACTGGTAGAGTCAcctgaattaattttaaaacctttttaaatacAGAAGTTCTTGCACAAACATAAAGTAGGTAGAGGCCCTTTTGAGAAGCATTTTgatgaaaggagaaagggaatggTAGCATCAGGAGAAGATCAGAGATCACCTCATCCTTACAGGGTAATATAGCCCCTTGCTCTTTTCAACTTGCTTTCTAGAGGACAAGAGGATGGGATAGCTTCCTGCCTCCTTTTGGACATATGACCTGCAAAAATTAAAGCTGaaaaggtggaggtgggagagggatgcTACCTTGGcaactgctggggtgggggggccagccAAACACTGCCAGGATAGGTGTTTGTGAGGAGAGGCTATCTGTGAGGCAAGATCTGAGAGTGAACAAGCTGGACTCAAGCAGTCCTGGGTTTGCATTCTGTCTCTGTCACCACCTAGCAGCTAGGTCCTAGCTAGATGACCTTGTTACTTAACaagggcaagttacttaacctgaGCACCTAGTTTCCCATCTGTAGAATGGAAACAACGATGCCTACCTTTCAGCGTGGTTTTTGAGGATTACAGACTAGTGCCTGCCACATCGTAGTAATCCTAAAAGAGTGCTATTATGTGACCCAGCCCTTCACTATGGGACAGAACGGCTAACAGGCATTAGAATCCGAGACCTGCCGATCTTAGAGGGTagggagggctccctggggcctcctccctccaggaggtggggagaaggtggaGCGAGGGCTGtaggagggggaggagctggtGCGTTGCGACCCGCCCCGTCCAGTCCAGCCTGGCCTGGGCGCTGTCCTAGCCAACGCCACCGTAGCAGCCAGTCCTGGTGCCCCGTGCGCTACCCAGTGTCCAGTAATGACCCTGCGCCCGTCATCACTCCCACTctgtctgctgctgctgctgctgctcagtggGGCGGTATGCCAGACTGAGACGGGGTTTGAAACCGAAAGTCCTGTCCGGACCCTCCAAGTGGAGACCCTGGTGAGGAGATTGTCCCGGGCtgcggagggaggggagggccttGTACGCGCATACAGGTCTGAAAGAACCTGCGAGCCCAGAGAAGTACGGGGACTGAGCTGGGGGGTGCTGGGTCTAGGGGCAAGAACGGAATCGTTGGCGGATCCTCCGTGATTCCTGTAGTCCGATCATAGGTGGAGCCCCCCGAACCGTGTGCGGAGCCCGCTGCCTTTGGAGACACGCTTCATATACACTACACGGTGAGGGGTCTAGGGGACAAAGGCGGAGCCTGGGAGGGGGCGGCGCCCTGATAAAACACGTCAGCTTTGGCTTGGACACGTGGCAAACAGTTCAGGGAGTAACTGGGCTCTGGGGTCTTCAAGCACGTGGCGTGGGGAGGGACGTTCCTCTTGCCTgcccattcccaccccccaccccccaacacgcTTTTCTGCCAGTTCCTCCTGGGCATTGAGAAGTGAAGGGTGGCGAGATCTCCGAGAAGTGCCAGACCTTAGGGGCTTCCTGTTCCCTTCTGCCCCGAGGGTAGTGCTAGGCGGCCCCTGTTAAGGGGTGGCCTGGCCCAGCTGCCCACGTTGTGTAGTGTGCCTGCTGGGAGGGAGAGGTACTCAGTGTGCAGCCTGGATGCTCTCTCCCCCCAGGGCAGCTTGGTAGATGGACGAGTAATTGACACTTCCTTGACCAGAGACCCTCTGGTAATAGAACTTGGCCAAAAGCAGGTGATTCCAGGTATGTTACCTGTGCCTCCCACTCCTTTTCCCAACAGAAGTGTTTTCTTAACCCCTTTAACTCCTAAGCTACCTTAGAAATGCCCTCTTGAATTACTATGACACCCATTTCTACCAGCCACCTCCTGAGGTTCAAGCcccacttattattttttaaggtgttatttatttttagaaagagggggagggagaaggaaggaaacattgatgtgagacagaaacacagatcagctgcctctcatacaaGCCCTCATCTGGAtggaatctgcaacccaggcctgtgccctgaccaggaaccgaaccagcaaccttttgctttgtgagatgacacccaaccaaccaaGTGACACGGGTCAGGGCTCAAAGCTCATTTCTAATACTCCTCTTGCCACATACCCTACTGGAAGCCAGAGATTCGAGAAGTGGGGAACTCAACTAAGGGTCAAGGGGGGGCCTTTGATCTCTCCTGGGATTTGGGGAATGTAGGTAGCTTCCTATTCAGCTATGTCTTCTTCCTCAAGGTCTGGAGCAGAGCCTTCTAGACATGTGTGTGGGGTGAGTATCTGGGCAGAGATGGGCTTGGGTACTCCCTTTGCGTGGGCAGGCCTTTCTCTTCTATCCTTGCTCCTAGAGGAGGCAGGAGAACATGCAATAAAGGGCTCTGACCTTGCATTGGTCATTGGGTCCAGGTCATTGGGACTCCTGAGGACATCCAAGGCCTCTGTGCCCCTCTGGCTGTGGGTTTTGTTGGAGGAGATGAggcatgtgtgtgttggggggtgggggcgagggtggACACCTTAGCTTCAAGCTGTTCGATGCAAGGTGGGAAAATTCACCTTTCAGGTGTGAATACCCAGAGGGTTTTGCTGGTGGAGCTTCAGGTGGACTGAGGCTGCTGGCCCACCTGGTCCCACCTCTGGATGTGACTTGAATTCTTTCCCGTAGAGAGAAGCGAAGGGCAATCATTCCTTCTCACTTGGCCTATGGAAAACGGGGATTTCCACCATCTATTCCAGGTAACCTGACTAGACCTGTCTCTCAGATCATTAAAATACCTAGCCCCTAAGAGCTACACCATTTGTCTGGAGCTCGAGAAGGTCTGAACCCAGCTTGCTAAAAGGGACAGGAGTGGCTGGGGCCTCCTCCTGCACGGCCACGTTTTTCCTGCTTAGGTCATCACAGGGACTAGAGAGCGTGTTAAGGTCACCTGGAGTGCTCCCTGGCAGCCAGCAGCTTTCGAGGGAAGCGATGCCTCATTGTACCGCAGGGGTCTGCTGCCTGTGCCACCTTTCCCAGAACCGGGGAACTCTTTCCTGCCATTTTCCTATAATTCTGAACCCTGTCGTTTGTACAGTTGGCACGGCTTCTCACCCTTCtcacatctccacccttcctttTCACCAGGAAGAGGTAGTAAAAATGATCACAGtcaagaaattcaaaacaaaattgaaaacaacttCTGAAAGCCAGGCTCACCCCATAACTTTAAAATCCCTCACAGGTCACTGCTGACATCTCTTGAAGGCCTGAGATTGGACAGATTTCCCAAAATCTGTATTTCTTGCTTTGGATTCTGTTAGCTAAAATGTGCTGTGCTTCAGAAGACTGGGGTAAAAGTGCTTATCCCGGTTCCAGCCTAGAGGGAGACCTGGAAAGAGAATGGGGGACTAAAGAGAAACCAGCTCCTTCCCAAAGCTGTGTCGCCTTCTGCTTTCTGGTGCTGCTCCCATCTGCgcttctttccccaccccttaCTCATTCCCCCACCTCTTATTTCTTAAGAAAcatccttcttcctctccaactCTTATGCTAAAACACCTCTTCTCTACCAATCACATTGACCATGACTATGACCACTGGttggtggaatttttaaaagtctagttTAAATTCAATTAATTTCACTCTGCAAAGATTGTATCCATGTGGCTGTTTGGAAATGGAGTATAGTTAGTATGGAGGTCtctctcacttataagtggaaaaCAAGGTGTACATTCCAGATCCACAGAAAGTTTTTCTGGGCTGTCAAAGACCTGTCATGCAAACCAAGCCACTCGTGCATATTTGGGGTAAACACGACTATCAAAGGCTCTGCTCAGAACCTGCCTCTGCCTTTGTCTCAGGGACCTCAGCCCCACATTCAAGTCTTGCCAGCTTCATAGCTGTTGCTCTGGCGTGGCCTGTCACCCCTGTTTTCATCCAGACTTAGAGTCCTGGATAAACTGCACAGAGATTCTAACCCTCaccccctctctgcctccagcGGATGCAGTGCTGCAGTTTGACGTGGAGCTGATTGCACTGATCCGAGCCAACTACTGGCAAAAGCTGGTGAAGGGCCTTTTGCCTCTGGTGGGCATGGCCATGGTGCCCGCCCTCCTCAGCCTCATTGGGTATCACCTATACAAAAAGGCCAACAGACCTAAAGTCTCCAAAAAGAAGCTCAAGGAAGAGAAACGAAAcaagagcaaaaagaaataataaatactaatttaaaaaaacttctttgCATTCTTCACCTGGTACTTTCTGAGGCTACTTTTGTAAGCGGGACTGAGGTGCAGGGGCTGGGAAAAAGGCATTCTGAGATGGATCTTGTCTGGTGTGCGGGCGGTTGGAGATGTTGGATCACCTCTTCCCACGGCCTCCTCTTCCTGTCCTAACTGACTGCAAAGGCTGCTCTAGAATCTTCCCATAGGGTCTGTCTCTAGGTTCTGAGGGTTGGGGCTTTGGGCCCCATGGTGCTCTGACTCCAGGAGCAATGCTTCCCTGAGAGGTAAGCCTCCTGGTGTCACCTAGCTATTCTCTCCACTCCCTGTGGCCACTGTAGTCCCGGTGCCCTCGAAGTAGATAGACCACTCTGTCCAATACAGAAAAGATACAAGGAGCTCGTGGACtcttgggaatttttttaaatcctcacccaaggagacttttttccttgtttttagagagtgagggagagggggagagagagacagacatggaCTTGGTTGTCCCTCATATGTGCCCCGACCAAGAATCGACGCTGCAGCCTGGGTATGTGACCGGCAACCGAATCCGTGACCCTTCAGTCcacaccaactgagccacaccagccagagctatgggaattttttaatagcaaagtcctcagatatctcaaaaaattctCTGGAGATTGAAAAGAGATTTTTCTCCTTGTATCACAAGATGTGGGAGACCACATGGGCTGCTTCAATGATGTTGTAAGTGGTTGCAGGTTTTTTGTCACCTGTCTGGCCTATAGGTGTGGACAAGGGCTGGGGCAAGTTGCTTCGGTGGTTGACGATGAAGAGTGGGTTGAGCTGGCTCAGCACTTCATCACTCACTGAGATGCCATCCAAGTACTGCTTGAGCATTTCCCGCAGCTTCCCATTGATGTCTGACAGTTGGGCGTGTCTGTGTTGGAGGCTCAGTTGCTCCAGTTTCACTTTGTTGTACCTTTTCCAGAAATTCTCCAACCCTCTGTAGTCTGCTATCACCTGGGAATTGATTTAAGgatgaaagggggaagggagaaggtgaTGGCAGGGCCCATTAGCAAATACGGCCTGGGGACCCTATCATCCCCAACCTTGAGCCAAGGCCCCTGAGGGCTAGGAACTTTACCTTTGCCAGCTCCTCGGTGACCTCCTCCGGGCCAGTCTCCTCTATCTCCTTCTGCTCCTCAGGAGTCAATGTTGATGAATAGAAAGGCagcactttttcttcttctgtttcaaaTTTCCTACATATTTCAGCAAGTTTAAGGATCTTTTCACCCTATGGAAAGAGGAAGACACATTTTATCAGGAAAGTGATGGGAGGGGGAATAGTGGAGTCTGTTCCCTGCTTGAACCAGGGAAGCTACTCACCCAAGTGGGAGAGAAAAGTGTCTACCTTGTGCCAAGCACTGTCCCaagtattttatgttcttttttttttcaagtattttatgtgcttataaaattcattatttattcattaatgtgAGTGAGGAGGgaatatgaaagtaaaaaagataTTCCAAGTGTCCACTCAGGCAGTAGACAGGAGGAAGTCTCCTCCACCACTCTCAAACCCCTTTCGCTTTGCATGGAGCGGGTTCCTTGGTTTGTTTGGACCGCCTTCCCCCCTTGTTACCTTACTGACAATCTTCCTCAGGGCTTTGAGGGTGGCATTACTCTCCAAAGTGAGATTGACTAAGTTCTCCTGTGCTATTTCCCGGCCCTGGGTCCTTTGGGCCTTAAGTTTTCGCAGTTGTACAAGGACCAACTCCTTGTCATCACGAACACACTGGTTCTGTTCGTCACTCTCACGGCTGTGCGCCATGATCTTGCCTTTTAAAACAATTACAGAATCCTAGGAGAACAGAGTAGATTAGAGGAAGTACTTGACTAGCTGAAGGTCTTCAGTGAGGCAGATAAAAGGACTGAGGACTGAAATCAAAGCACATCATCTTCCCCCACCAGGGATGAGGCCCAGGGGAAACTGGGGGAAGATGAGCAGGGGACGATGGAGCAGGTGAAGCAGTGAGTATTTCTGGTTGGCTGCACTAACCTgtagtttctgtatttttttcatctgcACTTCAATCTCTTTGGAGCTCTTCTCGTCCTTCATCTTCAGGGTCTCGAAGGCAATCTTTTGATCCTCTGTGGCATCAGTGTAATTCTTGAGTGCACTCTGGAACCTTCTCCACAGATCTTCTACTACATTCTCTAGCTGCAGTCTTAGAAAGTGCTTCTCTTCTAAATTCTAGGAAGTGGCCCCAAAATAGCCAATGCTTGGACCTACCCTGTTGATGCTATTTCACTTCCACCAGCAACCTCACACTCTCACTCTGCGTATAGCATGGTATAGTGCAGGGGCCACCAATGAAAATGCCTACAGAGACCAGGCAGGTGATATAAGTAAGTACTGTGAGCTAGATGGGGCCTGTGGTGAACCAGAGAGGAACTGCTCTTTGATGGGCAGAGGCCCAGCTGCTCAGCTCCACATAAATGTCTCCATTTGGAAATATTGGCCCAGTGATACCAGATCTTACAAAACACTACAGGGCAGACTATAAACAAAGAGCCCCATGCCCAAGCCCAGGTCTGCAGGCTAGCTAAAGTTTGCAGCCTCTAGACAGTGGGAAGCGCTTTGGGCCAAGGGACCAGAgactgggttcctttctggctccgCCACCAATGAGCAGTATGACTTTGGCAGgtcattttattttggggggccttagtttcttcatctacaaatcACAGGGGTGAGGCCAGATGACCTCCTCATTGCTTTTTAGCTCTAAAATGCATTGTCTTGATATTTCAGAATGATCCTGCCTCCTAACCAATTTTCACAGAGACACAAAAGGCAGGAGGGGCACCTATAGTGGCAATGGGTTTTATTGATTACTTTGGTTAAAGGGATCTCTTCCAGCTCTACTAGCCCTGAGcatttttctctcacttccctCCCAGCCCTTGCCCATTACTTTCCCTCTGTACCTTGTTTTTGAGATCATCCCACATGCTCTGGTACTCCAGCTTGCTTTCGTACTCGGCATCTACATAGTTCTGCTCCATGGCCATGAAGACTTCTTGTAGGTAGTGAATCTCGTTTTCATGTTGGTCAATAATTGTCTTCCTGTGGGAGACAAGACACTGTCCCTGCTCGGAACTCAATGCAGTATGTAATAGAACTGCATGAGCGGTACCAACTCTTAGGTACTGAAggagaacagagggagggagggagggagggaggactttACTCTTTTTAGGCCCAAAAGAATGAATAAGATTATTTTAGTTTGACTTTTGAATAGGTTAATATATTCATATgatataaaaatcagaaagtacAAAAGGTTACACTGCCAGATGGGTAGGATTTGGATAGTTGAAAGAGGAGGGTAAGGACATTACAAATAGGGACCTGGCATGGGCAAAAGAAGACTGAGGCCACTCGCTTAAACCCAAGTTAGTTTAGAAGGAAGTTGGGATCTTCTCTGCTGGGGGTGACGTCATAGGCAAGGTGGGGAGCCCCAGGGTTCTGGCCACCTGCCGACAGGCAGCTCCTTGACACGGGGTCTATATGCT
The sequence above is a segment of the Phyllostomus discolor isolate MPI-MPIP mPhyDis1 chromosome 2, mPhyDis1.pri.v3, whole genome shotgun sequence genome. Coding sequences within it:
- the FKBP11 gene encoding peptidyl-prolyl cis-trans isomerase FKBP11, which encodes MTLRPSSLPLCLLLLLLLSGAVCQTETGFETESPVRTLQVETLVEPPEPCAEPAAFGDTLHIHYTGSLVDGRVIDTSLTRDPLVIELGQKQVIPGLEQSLLDMCVGEKRRAIIPSHLAYGKRGFPPSIPADAVLQFDVELIALIRANYWQKLVKGLLPLVGMAMVPALLSLIGYHLYKKANRPKVSKKKLKEEKRNKSKKK
- the CCDC65 gene encoding dynein regulatory complex subunit 2 translates to MSRKGKKTPLSEEEQMLLYQQKLLAEEEMAKKKERLLSQFLKDKLAKEEHNSALNLNKINTQWRTVLREVKTRELLKDIEILSQTFERVVDCKDNVIKSLAKDLSEAEEQYAHALRNHLHNIDQLLALQRYRLSVLEENYNMELETLTKEFETERKTIIDQHENEIHYLQEVFMAMEQNYVDAEYESKLEYQSMWDDLKNKNLEEKHFLRLQLENVVEDLWRRFQSALKNYTDATEDQKIAFETLKMKDEKSSKEIEVQMKKIQKLQDSVIVLKGKIMAHSRESDEQNQCVRDDKELVLVQLRKLKAQRTQGREIAQENLVNLTLESNATLKALRKIVSKGEKILKLAEICRKFETEEEKVLPFYSSTLTPEEQKEIEETGPEEVTEELAKVIADYRGLENFWKRYNKVKLEQLSLQHRHAQLSDINGKLREMLKQYLDGISVSDEVLSQLNPLFIVNHRSNLPQPLSTPIGQTGDKKPATTYNIIEAAHVVSHIL